In Armatimonadota bacterium, one genomic interval encodes:
- a CDS encoding NAD(P)-dependent oxidoreductase, whose amino-acid sequence MKVCVIGGSGHVGQNLVPMLVGDGCDVTVVTSGRTPMPTTGAWEKVKAVKCSYRGQDDQWAQCMRTIGAEVIIDMLGADVHGTYDAARETCKHYVACGSIWMFGEPKAVPTPEETQTECPFEGYAKRYRELLEMQEQARGEGFAFTAIMPPNICGPGKVPLEGLGGRSVEVHAAHRRGEPVPLPEPGQNLIGPCDAEDIARAFFLAVQQRERATGEIFNVGSRYALTAVKFIEAYARIYGVTIPIEWHSWQDYATNISPALGAHFHFRAHMCPDLTKIAARLGYAPRYTPEQTLERAVDWMRREGII is encoded by the coding sequence GGTGACTAGCGGACGCACTCCGATGCCGACCACCGGAGCATGGGAGAAGGTAAAGGCGGTCAAGTGCTCCTACCGAGGGCAAGACGACCAGTGGGCGCAATGCATGCGCACCATCGGCGCCGAGGTCATCATTGACATGTTGGGGGCCGACGTGCACGGCACCTATGACGCCGCGCGCGAGACGTGCAAGCATTACGTCGCGTGCGGGTCAATCTGGATGTTCGGCGAACCCAAGGCCGTGCCGACACCGGAGGAGACGCAGACGGAGTGCCCGTTCGAGGGGTACGCCAAGCGCTATCGGGAGTTGCTGGAGATGCAGGAACAGGCGCGCGGGGAGGGCTTCGCCTTCACCGCCATCATGCCGCCCAACATCTGCGGCCCCGGCAAGGTCCCGCTGGAGGGACTCGGCGGTCGGAGCGTCGAGGTGCACGCGGCGCATCGCCGGGGCGAGCCGGTGCCGCTGCCCGAGCCGGGGCAGAACCTCATCGGGCCCTGTGACGCGGAAGACATCGCGCGCGCTTTCTTCCTCGCGGTGCAGCAGCGCGAGCGCGCCACCGGGGAGATCTTCAACGTCGGCTCGCGCTATGCGCTCACCGCGGTGAAGTTCATCGAGGCCTACGCCCGGATCTACGGCGTGACCATCCCTATCGAGTGGCACAGTTGGCAGGACTACGCCACCAATATCTCGCCGGCCCTGGGTGCTCATTTCCATTTCCGGGCGCACATGTGCCCCGACCTGACGAAGATTGCCGCGCGCCTCGGGTACGCGCCGCGCTACACGCCGGAGCAAACGCTGGAGCGCGCCGTGGACTGGATGAGACGGGAGGGGATCATCTAG